The stretch of DNA GTTCATGAAGTCGGTGGCCCAGGCGACGTCGGACGGCGTGGGGCTGATGACCTCGTTGATCACGGGGGTCTGGTCGATGGCCAGGCAGAGCTTGCCGGTCATGCCCATCATCACGGTGATGCCGGTCTGCTCGCGCAGGATGGGGTGGTTGGTGCCCACGGTGGGTCCGTCGATGGGGCCGGGCAGGTTGCCGACGCGGCTGGCCACAACGAGCTTGGCGCGGGGGTAGGCCATGGCCTCGGGCGTGGCGGCCATGCCGGTGTCCCGGCGGAAATCGCCGGAACCGAAGGCCAGGCGGAACGCGCCCTGGGCCTTGGCGATGTTGTTGGCTTCTTCGATGCCGACGGCGGACTCCACCAGGGGAATGACGGGGGTCTTGCCGTCCATGCGGTGGAAGCTTTCGGTGACCTGGTCAGCGGATTCGGTCTTGGCGAGCATGACGCCCAGCAGGCCGGGGGTGCCGCGGAGGCCGGCAAGGTCATCTGCCCAGAACGGGCTGGTGGCGTCGTTGATGCGGACCCAGGCCTGGCCGCCGCGGGTCAGCCAGTCCACCACGTTGCCCCGCGCCGTGTCCTTCTGGGACGGGTCCACGGCGTCTTCGATATCAAGAATGATCGAATCTGCGCGTGATACGGCGGACTGGTCGAAGAGCTCGGTCTTCATGGCGTTCACGAGGAGCCAGGAGCGGGCGATCTCTGCGGGGATGTTGCGTTCAGGCCGTACGGTCTCGGCGGCGGTGGTAGACGTCATGGCTTCTACAGTATCTGCCCCGCCACCGGCACGCGGAAGAAATGGGCTCCGGTGTGAGGATCAATACGAACTAAACGGGATGTGACTGTGTTCCGGTTGCACTGGCCAGCACGGCATGTCCTTTCCCCTTCCAGTTGTAGAAGAAATGTCCACCAAAGGGAATGCCTTGCCAAAGACCCTTGACCGGTCACTTGTTTTTTGCAAGTGTTACTTCCGTCACCCTCAGAGCCTACGAAAGAGACCACCATGACTTCCATGTTCGTCAACCTGCCGGTCACCGACCTGGACCGCGCCAAGGCGTTCTACACGGCCATCGGATTCACCATCAACCCGCTCTTCACGGACCACAACGCCGCCTGCGTGGTTGTTGAAGAGGACCACAGCTATTTCATGATCCTGGTCCGCGACTTCTTCCAGACCTTCACCAACCGGCCCATCGGAGACCCGGCCGCCGCAGTGTCCGTGTCAACGGCAATCTTCGTGGACAGCAGGGAGGACGTGGACGCTGCGCTCGCCGCAGGCCTGGCCGCGGGCGGCTCCGAGGACCACCCGGCCACGGACCTCGGCTTCATGTACCAGCGCCAGCTCACGGACCCGGACGGAAACGTCCTCGAATTCGGCTACATGCACCCCGCCGCGGCCGAACAGGGCCCCCAGGCTTTTGTAAACCAGCAGTCCTGAGGCCGATGGCAGCGCGGGACTACGGCCAGTATTGCGGCGTCACACGGGCCCTTGAGCTCGTGGGCGAACGCTGGGCCCTGCTCATCGTGCGTGACCTCCTGGTGGGGCCGCGCCGCTATGGCGAACTCGCCGCGGGACTTCCGCGGATTCCGAGCAACATCCTGGCGGCGCGGCTCAAGGAACTGCAGGCGGCCGGCATCATCCGCCGGGTACCGCACTCGCGCGTCATCGTGTACGAACTGACTCCGTACGGCAGCGAGCTGGAGCCGCTGGTGCTGGCCCTCGGCGCTTGGGGCTTCAAGGCCATGGGCGAGCCCCGGGAGGACCAGGTCATCACCCCCGACTCCATGACCATGGCGCTGCGCACGGCATTCCGTCCGGAGGTGGCCGCCGGCTTGCCCCCAACCTCCTATGCCGCGGAGTTCGGCCCTGCCACCCTGCTGATCCGCGTGGACGGCTGCATCCTTGCCGTAGACCGCGGGAACGGCCCTGCCGACCTCGCCTTCTCCGCCGGGCCTGCTGTCCGCCGGCTCATTTCCGGCGAGCTGGCGCCGGGCCGCGCCATTACCACCGGAGCGGTTAAGGTCCTGGCCGGCAGCGGCGACCTCCTGGAGCGCTTCGCCACCACTTTCCACCTGGCCGCCTAGCTCCAGCTACGGCACCCGTGCTGCCGTCGCCTGGACCGCCGCCGCCCCGACCGCTCAGGGGATGTTGCTCCCCCGCGCGGTGACCCACAGCCGGTACCAGTCCGCGCGGGTCAGGGCTTTGGCAACGCGGGCCGCGTCCGCGCACGCTCTGATGCGGCCGGGGTTGACGGTGCCAATCACCGGTGCGATGCCCGCAGGGTGCTTCATCAGCCACCCCAATAGGACCGACTCGCCGGACGTGCCGTGTTCGGCTGCCAGCTCCGCGACCAGCTCGGCGGTGGCGGCTTCCGGCGATGCGGGGCTTTCAGGTTCAGCTCCGGTGTAGAGGCCACGGGCCAGCGACCCGTAGGCCTGCAGCGTGATGTTGTTGCGTGTGCAGTACTCCAGCGTGCCGTGCGGAAAGCTGTAGTCCAGGTGTTCGGCATGGTTGACCAGAACCTGGCTTTCCAGCCACGCCCGCTTGAGCAGGCTCATCTCCAGCTGGTTGGCCACCACGGGAGTCTCGAGCCGGTCCTGCAGCACCTCAATCTGCGCTGCCGACATGTTCGAAACACCCAGTTGCCGCACCTTTCCTTCGGCCATGAGCTGCCCGACGGCGGAGGCCACCTCAGCGGGGTCGGCCAACGGATCCGGCCGGTGCAGCAGGAGGACGTCCACGTAGTCTGTCCGGAGCCGTTCCAGGCTGCCGTTCACACGCTCCAGGATGGCGTCCCGGCTGAGGTCATAGTGCGTCTGCAGGCCGCGTTCGTTCAGCCTGATGCCGCACTTGGTCTGGAGGCGGATTTGCCCGCGCAGGCCCGGGGTGGAGGCAAGCACCTCGCCGAAGACGGCCTCGGACTTCCCGCTGCGGTAGATGTCGGCATGGTCGAACAGGGTGATGCCCGCGTCCAGCGCCGCCTGGACGGCAGCTGCTGCCTCGTCCACATGGCCGGGGCCATGCGGTTCGTCGGTCCAGCTGCCGCCCAGGCCCATGCACCCGTATATGAGTTCCTGCATCAGGAATTCACGTCCGGCCGTCCGGCGGTCATTCTCAGCGCAGCCATGCGGTGGTGTTGGCCGGCAGCTTTCCGTCTTCCAGCGCCGCGCTGCTGACCAGGACCTCACCTGCGGGAAGCGCCACGGCCACCTTCCCGAAGTTGGTCACGGACTGCCAGCCGTTGGGGCGCTTGAAGTGCAGGATGTCCGGGCTGCCGCTGTCCACCCACTCGAGCTCCTCGCCGGTCTGCAGTTCCCGGCGGAGCTTCAGCGCCTTGCGGTAGAGCTCCAGGGCGGAGCCTTCGGTACCGTCCTCCGCCTCCACGGCGTACTTGCTGAACCAGTCAGGCTGGGGAAGGTGGGAGCCGCCCTCGCCAAACCCGAACGATGTGCCCTCAACTTTCCAGGGCAGCGGCACCCGGCAGCCGTCACGGCCGATTTCCACGCCCTTATTGCGGAAGAAGGACGGGTCCTGGCGCTCCGATTCGGGGATGTCAGCCACTTCCTGCAGGCCGAGTTCCTCGCCCTGGTACAGGTATGCGGAACCGGGGACGGCCAGCATCAGCAGCGTCGCCGCCCGGGCCCGGCGTTCGCCCAGTTCGACATCCAGCTGATCGGCGGGGGCGCCGGCCAGCAGCCAGTCCTTGCCGTCCTGGCCCTTCGCACCGGCCTTGGCCTTGGCGATCTGGGGCAGCCCGTAGCGGGTGGCGTGCCGGACCACGTCGTGGTTGGAGAAGACCCAGGTGGAGGAGGCCCCGGTGGCGGCGGCTTCGGCGAGGTTGCGGGTGATGATTTCCCGGTACTCGGCGGGGTCGAAGTCAGCCTGCAGCAGGTCGAAGTTGAAGGCCTGTCCCAACCCCTGCGGGCTGGCGTAACGGGCCCGGCGGCTGGCGTGCACCCAGGCTTCGGCGACGGCCGTGCGCGGCGGGTTGTACTCGTTGAAGACCTCGCGCCATTCCGTGTACACCTCGTGGACTTCGTCGCGGTCCCAGAACGGGTGCGTGCCGTCGTCGAAACCGTCCACGCCCGTGTTGGCGGCGCTCAGTTCCAGCTTGGACAGCAGCGGCTCAGTGAGGTCCTTGGTGAGGGCATGCGCAACGTCGACGCGGAAGCCGTCCACGCCGCGGTCGGACCAAAAACGGAGGGTCTTCAGGAAGTCGTCGCGGATTTCGCGGTTGGCCCAGTTCAGGTCCGGCTGTTCCTTGGCAAAGATGTGCATGTACCACTGGCCCGGGGTGCCGTCCGGTTCGGTGATCCGTTCCCACGCAGGGCCGCCGAAGACCGAATCCCAGTCCGACGGCGGGAACTCGCCGTTGGGACCCTTGCCGTCGCGGAAGATGTACCGGTCGCGGGCCGGGGAGCCCTTTGGCGCGGCGAGCGCCTCCTTGAACCAGTCGTGCCGGTTGGACGAGTGGTTGGGGACGATATCGGCAATCAGTTTGATGCCGGCGTCGTGCAGCGCCTTGGCCATGGCGTCGAAGTCCTCGAGCGTGCCCAGCTTGGGGTCCACGTCGCGGTAGTCGTCCACGTCGTAGCCGCCGTCCGCGAGGGCAGAGGGGTAGAACGGGCTCAGCCAGACGGCGTCAATGCCCAGCGCCTTCAGGTACGGAACCTTGGCGGTGATGCCGTTCAGGTCGCCGATGCCATCGCCGTTGGAGTCGGCGAAGCTGCGCGGGTAGATCTGGTAGACGGAGGCCTGTCGCCACCAGTTCGGATCGGACAGGCGATCGGAGTCGGACAGGGTTGCCAGGGTGGCGGTGGTGGACAAGGAGGATCCTTTTCTGCTGGTCGCGGTTTTTATATTGGATCTAAATTTACTTGCCTGAACATTATCTGGTGCTTTGCCCCGGGAGGTCAACAGTGCTGGCCGGGGCCGCTAATGGTTCCGGCGCTGCCGTCCGGTCACTCCGGCATGATCATGGTCCGCAGGTCCAGCTGGCGGAGCACCCGGTCCGCCACCTCGGGGTCCATGTCAGGCTCGCTCCGCGCGGCCACCACTTCCTGCCGGGCTGCGTCCAGGGCGATGGTCTGGACAGCGATGGCCAGTTCCCGCCCACGCTGGCGTTTCTCCGGCAGGGACTCGTTCCGGAGGCTGCCGTCCAGGAGTTCGGCCTGCAGCCGCTTCATCCTCGCCTTGACCAGTTCCACTTTTTCGGGCGGCAGGTCCTTCATGAGGTCGTGGTCCTTGAGTGCTGCGACGGCGGCACCCTGGGCGCGCTTGGCCAGCAGCCGTGCAGCATCGCGTTCCTCCGACCCGTCGCCGGTGGCCTTCAGGACCCGCATCAGCCACGGCAGGGTCAGCCCGGGCATGACCAGGGTGGCGAGCAGGACGGCGCAGGCGATGACCAGCAGGTAGTCCCGGCCCGGGAACGGGCTCCCGTCCGCCAGGGTCACCGGCAACGCCAGGGCGAGGGCCAGCGTTGCCAGGCCGCGCATGCCGCACCACGTCAGGATGACCACTTCCTTCAGGGACGTGGGCTGCAGCAGGTTCCGCCGTTTCCGGGCTCCGAGGGCCAGCACCGCCAGCCACAGGAACCGCACGGCGAACACCAGGACGCAGACCACCAGGGCCACGCCGATCATGCCGAAGATTGCCGTTCCTTCGTCCCTGATCACGTGCCGGATTTCCAGGCCCACCAGCCCGAAGGCCAGCCCGGTGACCAGGAGCTCCACCACATCCCAGAAGGCGTTGCGGGTAACCCTCTCGGCGGCGTCCTGCGGGCGGGAGTGCCGCTGCATCTCCAGGGCGGTGACCACCACGGCGATCACGCCCGAGGCATGCACTTCCTCGGCCAGGATGTACGCCGCGAACGGCACAACGAGCGTGATGGCACTGCGCGCCACCATCGAGTTCACCAACCGGTACGCGAGGGCAATGACCCAGCCCATGGCGACGCCGACCACCACGGCGAGTGCCGCGCCCACCACGAACTTCAGGACGACGTCGGCCTCCACTTTGGTGCCGCCCACGGCCGCCGCGACGGCCGCCTGGAAGATGACGATGGCCGCGGCGTCGTTGAACAGCCCCTCGCTTTGCAGGACGGCGGTGAGCCGGCGCGGCATGTGCACGCGGCTCGCCACCGATTCGACGGCCACCGGGTCCGGCGGTGCCACCATGGCGCCCAGGGCGATGGCAGCGGGGATGCCGATCCCGGGGATCATGAGCCACGCGGCGCCTGCCACCGTTGCTGTGGTGATGACCACCAGCGCCACGGCCAGCATGATCAGCGTCCGCCACCGGACCCGGAACACGGCCCAGGAGCTCCGCTGGGCCGTGGCGAACAGCAGCGGCGGCAGGAAGATCGGCAGGATCAGTTCCGGCTCTATTTCGAGGTCCGGGAATCCCGGAATGAAGGTCAACGCCACCGCAAGGAGCAGCATCAGGACCGGGTACGGCAGGCGCAGCCTGTCCCCCAGCCCCACAGCTGCAACGGTGGCCAGGAGGAGCCCGATAATCAGCGCCAGCTGGTCCATCTGCTGCGGTTCCGCTTAGGCCTGCGGCTCCAGTGCTGCCGCCACCGGAAGCGACCCGTCACGGAATTCGATGGTCCGGCCCGCGGTTTCGGGCAGGTCCAGCACCGCTGCGGCCACGATTGCCGTATTGGCACGGGATGTTTCCCCGCCGCCTTCCTTGGGCGGGTTGACGTCGATGCGGCCCGAGCCCGGCTTCTCCGTCAGGGAACCGGGGCCAAGGATGGTCCACGCCAGGTCCGTGCCGCGGAGGTACTCGTCCGCATCCGCCTTGGCTTCGGCGTAGGCGTAGAAGCTGTTGTCCGCCGGCACCCCATGGTCCTTGCCGGCGCCCAGGTAAGACACCATGACGTACCGGTTCACTCCGGCCTGCGCTGCCGCATCCATGGAGCGGATGGCCGCGTCCCGGTCCACGGCGTAGGTGCGGTCCGGGTTGCCGCCGCCGGCTCCGGCCGACCACACCACGGCGTCGTGGCCCTGCAGTGCTTCGGCGATGGCCGGCGTCGGGGCGTTTTCCACGTCCAGGACCGACGGTGTGGCACCGGTTGCCGTGACGTCGGCGGCGTGGTCCGGGTTGCGGATGAACGAGGTGACGCTGTGGCCTTCCCGGGTGAGGAGGGTGGACAGGTGCAGGGCCACTTTGCCGTGGCCGCCAATGATTGCGATTCGGGTCATGGACCCATTCTGCCCCCTAGCCAGAGTTCCCACTGAGGCTGCGGTAGCGGAGGTACATCACACCGTTTCCGAACCGGCGCTCCTCGAGGAGTTCGAGGTTGAGCTCCAGGCCTTCCGGGAAGAAGCGCAACCCGCCGCCCACCACCACCGGGCTGACGAACACCTGGCACTCGTCCACCAGCCCTGCCGTGAGTGCCGCAACCGCGATGGTGGCGCCGCCGATGCCGATGGTCCCGTCCGCCCCGTCCTTGAGCATCTGCACGGCTTCAGGATCGAACCGGCGCTCGATTCTGGTCCGCGGCGTGGCGGGGCGTTCCAGCGTGGTGGAGTAGACGATCTTGTCTGCCGCGCGCCAGATCCGGGAGTAGTCCTGGATGACCGGCGCCTCGTCCGAGGGTGGCGCGCCGAAGGTTTCCCAGGCGGACATCACCTCGTACATCCGCCGCCCGTACAGGTAGGTGCCGGCGTCCCGTTCGAGGTCGTTGACGAAAGCGTGGACTTCCTCGTCGGGGACGCTCCAGTCAAAGTTGCCGTCCCGGTCCGCCAGGTAGCCGTCCAGCGAAATGAGCCCGGAGTAGATGAGCTGCGCCATACCTTAGGCCCTTCCCGTACCGGAGGAGGGCAGAGGCGAGAGCAGTGCTGCCTGCAGGCCGTCCGCCTCGGTTTCGGGAATCATGCGGAGGATGGTCATGGCTTGGTCCTCGGGCAGGGCGATGGCTGACGCGCCCATTGTTGACCTGGACCGGGCTTTTGTAAACAGCCCTCAGGCCTTGCGGGTCACCAGGTACTGCTGGCCAAGCGTCCAGAGGTTCGACACTGTCCAATACACCAGGACACCGATGGGAAAGAACGCCCCGCCGGCGGCGAAGACCAGCGGCAGTGCCACGAGGATTGCCCGCTGCTGCCGCAGCAATGGCGCGGGGACATCCGGCCCCAGTGCGGTGCGCGCTGTCACGAGCTTCTGCGTCAGGAACTGGCAGGCCGTCATTACCAGGATCATGGCCAGGGCGAGCACGGCGACGGCGGCCGGGTCTCCTCCGCCGTGCAGCAGGGAGGCGGACAGCGGCGCACCGAAAATGGTGGCCGAGTTGAACTGCTCCGCCTGGGCGGCCGCCATGGCGCCGATGCCCGTGCCGCGTCCCACGGCGTCCGGGATGCCGGCGAGCACCTGGAAGAGGCCCAGGAAGAACGGCGCCTGGATCAACAGCGGCAGGCAGGCGGAGAACGGGTTGGTGCCGTGCTTCCTGTACAGGGCCATCTGCTCCTGGGCCATGGCCTGCCGGGACTGCTGGTCCGTCCTGCCTGCATACTTCTCCTGCAGTGCCTTGAGGTCAGGCTGCAGTTGACGCATGCGGCGCTGGGCCCGCACCTGTGCCAGGAACACGGGTATCAGCGC from Pseudarthrobacter chlorophenolicus A6 encodes:
- a CDS encoding VOC family protein, whose translation is MTSMFVNLPVTDLDRAKAFYTAIGFTINPLFTDHNAACVVVEEDHSYFMILVRDFFQTFTNRPIGDPAAAVSVSTAIFVDSREDVDAALAAGLAAGGSEDHPATDLGFMYQRQLTDPDGNVLEFGYMHPAAAEQGPQAFVNQQS
- a CDS encoding Na+/H+ antiporter; amino-acid sequence: MDQLALIIGLLLATVAAVGLGDRLRLPYPVLMLLLAVALTFIPGFPDLEIEPELILPIFLPPLLFATAQRSSWAVFRVRWRTLIMLAVALVVITTATVAGAAWLMIPGIGIPAAIALGAMVAPPDPVAVESVASRVHMPRRLTAVLQSEGLFNDAAAIVIFQAAVAAAVGGTKVEADVVLKFVVGAALAVVVGVAMGWVIALAYRLVNSMVARSAITLVVPFAAYILAEEVHASGVIAVVVTALEMQRHSRPQDAAERVTRNAFWDVVELLVTGLAFGLVGLEIRHVIRDEGTAIFGMIGVALVVCVLVFAVRFLWLAVLALGARKRRNLLQPTSLKEVVILTWCGMRGLATLALALALPVTLADGSPFPGRDYLLVIACAVLLATLVMPGLTLPWLMRVLKATGDGSEERDAARLLAKRAQGAAVAALKDHDLMKDLPPEKVELVKARMKRLQAELLDGSLRNESLPEKRQRGRELAIAVQTIALDAARQEVVAARSEPDMDPEVADRVLRQLDLRTMIMPE
- the yidC gene encoding membrane protein insertase YidC; translation: MGESVDVVAQVMEPFRWLMSAVLVAFHNGLAALGLPSDGGWTWTLAIIGLVLVVRAALIPVFLAQVRAQRRMRQLQPDLKALQEKYAGRTDQQSRQAMAQEQMALYRKHGTNPFSACLPLLIQAPFFLGLFQVLAGIPDAVGRGTGIGAMAAAQAEQFNSATIFGAPLSASLLHGGGDPAAVAVLALAMILVMTACQFLTQKLVTARTALGPDVPAPLLRQQRAILVALPLVFAAGGAFFPIGVLVYWTVSNLWTLGQQYLVTRKA
- a CDS encoding aldo/keto reductase, which translates into the protein MQELIYGCMGLGGSWTDEPHGPGHVDEAAAAVQAALDAGITLFDHADIYRSGKSEAVFGEVLASTPGLRGQIRLQTKCGIRLNERGLQTHYDLSRDAILERVNGSLERLRTDYVDVLLLHRPDPLADPAEVASAVGQLMAEGKVRQLGVSNMSAAQIEVLQDRLETPVVANQLEMSLLKRAWLESQVLVNHAEHLDYSFPHGTLEYCTRNNITLQAYGSLARGLYTGAEPESPASPEAATAELVAELAAEHGTSGESVLLGWLMKHPAGIAPVIGTVNPGRIRACADAARVAKALTRADWYRLWVTARGSNIP
- a CDS encoding SDR family oxidoreductase codes for the protein MTRIAIIGGHGKVALHLSTLLTREGHSVTSFIRNPDHAADVTATGATPSVLDVENAPTPAIAEALQGHDAVVWSAGAGGGNPDRTYAVDRDAAIRSMDAAAQAGVNRYVMVSYLGAGKDHGVPADNSFYAYAEAKADADEYLRGTDLAWTILGPGSLTEKPGSGRIDVNPPKEGGGETSRANTAIVAAAVLDLPETAGRTIEFRDGSLPVAAALEPQA
- a CDS encoding winged helix-turn-helix transcriptional regulator is translated as MAARDYGQYCGVTRALELVGERWALLIVRDLLVGPRRYGELAAGLPRIPSNILAARLKELQAAGIIRRVPHSRVIVYELTPYGSELEPLVLALGAWGFKAMGEPREDQVITPDSMTMALRTAFRPEVAAGLPPTSYAAEFGPATLLIRVDGCILAVDRGNGPADLAFSAGPAVRRLISGELAPGRAITTGAVKVLAGSGDLLERFATTFHLAA
- a CDS encoding dihydrofolate reductase family protein: MAQLIYSGLISLDGYLADRDGNFDWSVPDEEVHAFVNDLERDAGTYLYGRRMYEVMSAWETFGAPPSDEAPVIQDYSRIWRAADKIVYSTTLERPATPRTRIERRFDPEAVQMLKDGADGTIGIGGATIAVAALTAGLVDECQVFVSPVVVGGGLRFFPEGLELNLELLEERRFGNGVMYLRYRSLSGNSG
- a CDS encoding HpcH/HpaI aldolase/citrate lyase family protein, producing the protein MTSTTAAETVRPERNIPAEIARSWLLVNAMKTELFDQSAVSRADSIILDIEDAVDPSQKDTARGNVVDWLTRGGQAWVRINDATSPFWADDLAGLRGTPGLLGVMLAKTESADQVTESFHRMDGKTPVIPLVESAVGIEEANNIAKAQGAFRLAFGSGDFRRDTGMAATPEAMAYPRAKLVVASRVGNLPGPIDGPTVGTNHPILREQTGITVMMGMTGKLCLAIDQTPVINEVISPTPSDVAWATDFMNDFEANGRVIRDGSDLPRLGRAEKIMKLAVAFGVQPAL
- a CDS encoding glycoside hydrolase family 13 protein translates to MSTTATLATLSDSDRLSDPNWWRQASVYQIYPRSFADSNGDGIGDLNGITAKVPYLKALGIDAVWLSPFYPSALADGGYDVDDYRDVDPKLGTLEDFDAMAKALHDAGIKLIADIVPNHSSNRHDWFKEALAAPKGSPARDRYIFRDGKGPNGEFPPSDWDSVFGGPAWERITEPDGTPGQWYMHIFAKEQPDLNWANREIRDDFLKTLRFWSDRGVDGFRVDVAHALTKDLTEPLLSKLELSAANTGVDGFDDGTHPFWDRDEVHEVYTEWREVFNEYNPPRTAVAEAWVHASRRARYASPQGLGQAFNFDLLQADFDPAEYREIITRNLAEAAATGASSTWVFSNHDVVRHATRYGLPQIAKAKAGAKGQDGKDWLLAGAPADQLDVELGERRARAATLLMLAVPGSAYLYQGEELGLQEVADIPESERQDPSFFRNKGVEIGRDGCRVPLPWKVEGTSFGFGEGGSHLPQPDWFSKYAVEAEDGTEGSALELYRKALKLRRELQTGEELEWVDSGSPDILHFKRPNGWQSVTNFGKVAVALPAGEVLVSSAALEDGKLPANTTAWLR